One Melanotaenia boesemani isolate fMelBoe1 chromosome 8, fMelBoe1.pri, whole genome shotgun sequence DNA segment encodes these proteins:
- the LOC121644325 gene encoding calcium homeostasis modulator protein 5-like, which produces LNLQILGWAIIITASICGLLGTCYRRCRSKVSYLQLTFWKRYMEKEKERFDTFAVDYATKLAERNLKSFFENKGPDPFPLPSHKAWEEISEYYTFSRSEQCYSILQRFVERSDRDFSPEKRPVLDMEHAIEMT; this is translated from the coding sequence TTGAACCTGCAGATCCTGGGCTGGGCCATCATCATCACTGCTTCCATCTGTGGCCTCCTGGGCACCTGCTACAGACGCTGTCGCTCCAAGGTCAGCTACCTGCAGCTCACCTTCTGGAAACGCTACATGGAGAAGGAAAAGGAGCGCTTTGACACTTTCGCTGTGGACTATGCCACCAAGCTGGCTGAGAGGAATCTGAAGAGCTTCTTTGAGAACAAAGGACCAGATCCTTTCCCTCTGCCCAGCCACAAGGCATGGGAGGAGATCTCAGAGTACTACACCTTCTCCAGGAGTGAGCAGTGTTACAGCATCTTGCAACGCTTTGTGGAGAGGTCTGACAGGGACTTCAGCCCAGAGAAGAGGCCAGTCCTGGACATGGAGCATGCTATAGAGATGACATAA